A DNA window from Ahaetulla prasina isolate Xishuangbanna chromosome 7, ASM2864084v1, whole genome shotgun sequence contains the following coding sequences:
- the CPSF6 gene encoding cleavage and polyadenylation specificity factor subunit 6 isoform X7: protein MADGVDHIDIYADVGEEFNQEAEYGGHDQIDLYDDVISPSANNGDAPEDRDYMDSLPPSVGDDVGKGSAPNVVYTYTGKRIALYIGNLTWWTTDEDLTEAVHSLGVNDILEIKFFENRANGQSKGFALVGVGSEASSKKLMDLLPKRELHGQNPVVTPCNKQFLSQFELQSRKTTQSGQMSGEGKAGPPGGSSRATFPPSNRGRGRFPGALPGGDRFPGPAGPGGPPPPFPAGQTPPRPPLGPPGPPGPPGPPPPGQVLPPPLTGPPNRGDRPPPPVLFPGQPFGQPPLGPLPPGPPPPVPGYGPPPGPPPPQQGPPPPPGPFPPRPPGPLGPPLTLAPPPHLPGPPPGAPPPAPHVNPAFFPPPANSGIPTSDSRGPPPSDPYGRPPPYDRGDYGPPGREIDAARTPLSEAEFEEIMNRNRAISSSAISRAVSDASAAEYGSAIETLVTAISLIKQSKVSADDRCKVLISSLQDCLHGIESKSYGSGSRRERSRERDHSRSREKSRRHKSRSRDRHDDYYRERSRERERHRDRDRDRDRERDREREYRHR, encoded by the exons ATGGCGGACGGCGTGGACCACATAGACATTTACGCCGATGTAGGAGAGGAGTTTAACCAG GAGGCTGAATATGGTGGGCATGATCAGATAGATCTGTATGACGACGTCATCTCTCCATCTGCCAATAACGGCGATGCACCAGAGGATCGTGATTATATGGACTCTCTTCCACCATCTGTTGGAGATGATGTGGGCAAAGGATCAGCACCAAATGTTGTCTATACATATACAGGGAAGAGAATTGCATTATATATTGGGAATCTTACTTGG TGGACCACAGATGAAGATTTAACTGAAGCAGTTCATTCACTTGGTGTAAATGATATTTTGGagataaaattttttgaaaaccGTGCTAATGGCCAGTCTAAGGG ATTTGCTCTTGTGGGTGTGGGATCTGAGGCATCTTCCAAAAAGCTGATGGACCTGTTGCCCAAAAGAGAGTTACATGGTCAAAATCCTGTTGTAACTCCTTGTAATAAGCAATTTCTGAGTCAATTTGAATTGCAATCAAGAAAAA CTACACAATCAGGCCAGATGTCTGGTGAAGGAAAAGCTGGTCCCCCAGGAGGCAGTTCACGAGCAACTTTTCCTCCAAGTAACAGAGGGAGGGGCCGTTTTCCAGGTGCCCTTCCCGGAGGGGACAGATTTCCGGGACCAGCTGGACCCGGAGGGCCCCCTCCACCTTTTCCAG CTGGACAGACTCCTCCACGTCCACCTCTAGGTCCTCCGGGCCCACCAGGCCCACCAggtcctcctccacctggccaggTTCTGCCTCCTCCACTAACTGGTCCTCCTAATCGTGGTGACCGTCCCCCTCCTCCAGTTCTGTTTCCAGGACAACCGTTTGGCCAACCTCCATTGGGTCCACTTCCACCTGGTCCTCCACCTCCAGTACCAGGCTATGGTCCTCCACCAGGTCCTCCACCCCCACAGCAaggtcctcctccacctccaggTCCTTTCCCCCCTCGTCCACCTGGTCCTTTAGGACCACCCCTTACActggctcctcctcctcatttaccTGGACCACCACCAGGTGCTCCCCCTCCTGCCCCACACGTGAATCCAGCTTTCTTCCCCCCACCAGCCAACAGTGGCATACCTACATCAGACAGTCGTGGTCCACCACCTTCAGATCCATATGGCCGACCTCCACCATATGACAGAGGTGATTATGGGCCACCAGGCAG AGAAATAGATGCTGCAAGGACACCATTAAGTGAAGCAGAATTTGAAGAAATTATGAATAGAAATAGGGCTATCTCTAGCAGTGCCATTTCAAGAGCTGTATCAGATGCAAGTGCTG CGGAATATGGAAGTGCTATAGAAACCTTGGTGACTGCAATTTCATTAATTAAACAGTCCAAAGTATCTGCAGATGATCGCTGCAAAGTACTTATTAGCTCTCTGCAAGATTGTCTTCATGGGATTGAATCAAAGTCTTACGGTTCTGGGTCAAG ACGTGAACGGTCAAGGGAGAGAGACCATAGTAGATCAAGGGAGAAAAGCCGGCGCCATAAATCTCGTAGCAGAGATCGCCATGATGATTACTACCGGGAAAGAAGCCGTGAACGTGAGAGGCATCGTGACCGTGATAGAGACCGTGATAGAGAGCGTGATAGAGAACGAGAATATCGTCATCGTTAA